A single Aminobacterium mobile DSM 12262 DNA region contains:
- the alaS gene encoding alanine--tRNA ligase codes for MHWRTGKEIRSLFVDFWISKGSKHCPSFSLIPNDPTLLFTIAGMVPFKPYYLGIEQPDFTRAVTSQKCVRTNDIENVGRTARHHTFFEMLGNFSWGDYFKREAITWAWEFLTDVIGLEPERLYATIYKDDEEAYSVWRNEVGLPNERIYRFDKDENFWFMGNVGPCGPCSEIIYDQGPDFSCGKPTCAVGCSCDRYLEIWNLVFTQFDLQEDGSLKPLPKKNIDTGMGLERLTSVVQRVRTDFETDLFKPLIDHACSMTGVTYGASRSDDLAVRVIADHVRSVAFMIADGILPSNEGRGYVLRRLIRRAARYGKLLGLDRPFLLDFLPDVLQLMADPYRELVDNRPMIEQIVAMEEKRFGKTLQQGTELIDQEISSLKGQRGHELSGAVAFELYDTYGFPLELTKEICAENDVDIDEKGFQEEMEKQRERARASSKQISSEMKGDVYSLIAADIGLTAFEGYTLSEQETEVQALIKDGQQIHTLSAGERGEVVLKATPFYAERGGQIGDQGFLIAPGMKAHVLDTTVQTANLIVHSVSVLEGALSKGAIVKASVNKERRDAIRRNHTATHLLHEALSRVLGNHVRQAGSLVNEHFLRFDFTHFEQLSREQIDEVEEIVNKRILDNIPLEFLESSLEEARTMGAKALFDEKYGDVVRVVRIPDFSMELCGGLHVDATGDIGLFKIVREEGIGAGTRRITAITGMEALKKYQQNFKVLDSLSNMLALTDSSLLVERIDGMQNDIRNLTRKIEELQLNNLAATMDTSVRSEKYPDGTTLSTGSFKNVPIDMLRELGDRIKAKTKKVVIVLFTKTGEGSIQLIAMADNEAVAGGIHSGKIVREAAGILGGGGGGKPSMAQAGGKNPEKIAEAIDAVKSLVKKQLEA; via the coding sequence ATGCACTGGAGAACAGGGAAAGAAATACGCTCTCTATTTGTTGACTTCTGGATATCGAAAGGGAGCAAACATTGCCCTAGCTTTTCATTAATACCGAATGATCCTACATTGCTTTTTACAATAGCTGGTATGGTCCCATTTAAGCCTTACTATTTAGGGATTGAGCAGCCAGATTTTACGCGAGCAGTAACTTCTCAGAAGTGTGTTCGAACAAATGATATAGAAAATGTAGGACGTACAGCACGACATCATACGTTCTTTGAAATGTTGGGGAATTTTAGTTGGGGAGATTATTTTAAGAGGGAAGCGATTACGTGGGCGTGGGAATTCCTCACTGATGTTATAGGCCTTGAACCTGAGCGTCTTTACGCTACCATCTACAAAGATGATGAGGAAGCTTACTCTGTCTGGAGGAATGAGGTCGGACTTCCAAACGAGAGAATCTATCGCTTCGATAAAGATGAAAATTTCTGGTTTATGGGCAATGTTGGGCCGTGTGGTCCTTGTTCTGAGATTATTTACGATCAGGGGCCGGACTTCTCTTGCGGAAAACCTACTTGTGCTGTGGGATGCAGCTGCGATAGATATTTGGAGATATGGAATCTTGTCTTCACCCAGTTTGATCTTCAGGAAGACGGAAGCCTCAAACCACTACCTAAGAAAAACATAGACACAGGGATGGGCTTAGAGCGACTCACGTCTGTCGTTCAAAGAGTGAGAACTGACTTTGAAACAGATTTATTTAAACCTTTAATTGATCATGCCTGTTCCATGACCGGCGTTACATATGGGGCTTCTCGTTCTGATGATCTTGCAGTGAGAGTCATAGCGGATCATGTACGTTCCGTTGCATTTATGATCGCTGATGGAATATTGCCCTCTAACGAGGGGCGTGGATATGTTTTGCGCCGCTTGATACGCAGAGCAGCTCGTTACGGGAAACTTCTCGGCTTGGATCGTCCCTTTTTACTTGATTTCCTGCCAGATGTCCTTCAGCTCATGGCGGATCCGTATAGAGAACTTGTGGACAACCGTCCAATGATTGAACAAATTGTAGCTATGGAAGAAAAACGTTTCGGGAAAACTTTACAGCAAGGTACTGAGTTGATAGATCAGGAAATTTCTTCTTTGAAAGGCCAAAGAGGGCACGAGCTTTCTGGTGCGGTGGCCTTTGAACTGTATGATACGTATGGTTTCCCTCTCGAATTGACAAAGGAAATCTGTGCAGAGAACGATGTTGATATTGATGAGAAGGGTTTCCAGGAAGAGATGGAGAAGCAGAGAGAACGTGCACGTGCCTCTAGCAAGCAAATAAGCAGTGAAATGAAGGGAGATGTTTATTCTCTCATAGCAGCGGATATAGGGCTTACAGCTTTTGAAGGATACACTCTATCTGAACAGGAGACAGAGGTTCAGGCCTTAATTAAAGACGGGCAACAGATACATACTCTTTCTGCTGGAGAACGTGGCGAAGTTGTTTTGAAAGCCACTCCCTTTTATGCAGAACGAGGAGGACAAATAGGAGATCAGGGTTTTTTGATTGCTCCTGGAATGAAAGCTCATGTTCTTGATACGACTGTCCAAACCGCTAATCTCATCGTTCACTCTGTGTCTGTTCTTGAAGGGGCTTTATCAAAAGGAGCTATAGTTAAAGCGTCAGTCAATAAAGAGCGCAGAGATGCAATTCGCAGGAATCACACGGCCACCCATCTCCTACACGAGGCTCTCTCAAGGGTATTAGGAAATCATGTTCGTCAGGCAGGCTCCTTAGTCAACGAACATTTTTTGCGTTTCGACTTTACTCATTTCGAACAGTTGTCAAGGGAACAAATAGATGAGGTAGAAGAAATTGTAAATAAGCGAATTCTCGATAATATCCCCCTTGAGTTTCTGGAAAGTAGTTTGGAAGAAGCGAGAACTATGGGTGCGAAGGCTCTTTTTGATGAGAAATATGGAGATGTTGTACGGGTTGTACGTATCCCAGATTTTTCGATGGAACTGTGTGGTGGCCTCCATGTAGATGCTACTGGTGATATTGGGTTGTTCAAAATTGTTCGAGAGGAAGGAATTGGAGCTGGGACTCGACGCATTACAGCCATAACAGGGATGGAAGCGCTGAAGAAATATCAACAGAATTTTAAAGTCTTGGATAGCCTTTCAAATATGTTGGCCCTTACAGATTCTTCCTTATTGGTGGAGCGGATAGATGGGATGCAAAATGACATTCGAAACCTTACACGGAAGATAGAAGAACTTCAATTGAACAATTTGGCTGCAACTATGGATACATCTGTTCGTTCCGAGAAATATCCTGACGGGACCACTCTTTCTACAGGGAGTTTTAAGAATGTTCCCATAGATATGCTACGGGAGTTAGGGGATCGTATTAAAGCTAAAACGAAGAAAGTTGTTATTGTTCTCTTTACAAAAACAGGAGAGGGCAGTATACAGCTTATAGCTATGGCTGATAATGAAGCTGTGGCTGGAGGCATACACTCTGGGAAGATTGTACGAGAAGCTGCTGGAATTCTTGGTGGCGGTGGCGGTGGAAAACCCTCTATGGCTCAAGCAGGAGGGAAAAACCCGGAAAAAATTGCCGAAGCTATTGATGCTGTTAAATCTCTAGTGAAGAAACAGTTGGAAGCTTGA
- the ruvX gene encoding Holliday junction resolvase RuvX, translating into MERILALDIGTKRIGVAVSDPLGMFAQGIGYIPAKKEWLEDLDRHVAHFNPTVILIGLPLRTNGRCGPEAEKIQCIAKEIADRYANISIQLWDERFTTTLAQQALLEGDVSRSKRREKVDQLAAVLILQNYLDYRRGV; encoded by the coding sequence ATGGAGCGCATTTTGGCTCTTGATATTGGAACCAAAAGGATAGGTGTTGCTGTATCCGATCCCCTGGGAATGTTTGCTCAGGGGATCGGTTATATTCCAGCAAAAAAAGAATGGCTGGAAGATCTCGATCGACACGTAGCTCACTTTAACCCAACTGTTATTTTAATAGGTTTGCCATTGCGTACCAATGGACGTTGCGGCCCAGAGGCAGAAAAGATTCAATGCATAGCCAAAGAAATTGCTGATAGATATGCTAATATTTCAATTCAGCTTTGGGATGAGCGTTTCACAACCACACTAGCTCAGCAGGCCTTGTTGGAAGGAGATGTCTCCCGCAGTAAAAGACGGGAAAAAGTAGATCAACTGGCAGCGGTACTTATTCTTCAGAATTATCTTGATTACAGGAGAGGTGTGTAA
- the mutS gene encoding DNA mismatch repair protein MutS, with protein MKLPPNVKMTPMLSQYVKWKGKYPDCLLFFRMGDFYEMFFDDAHIASEVLDITLTSRDPEKSIPMAGVPYHAVHNYLGRLIKAGYKVAICEQMSEPDGKTLVEREVIRIVTPGTYVPEDAGEEGRLAALSIINDDRVALAMLLVDTGRLEMGTLATEEALSVLTAFNPGEVLIEDTTQKDALPPELQEFFLLKRSREHFVPESSTRWLCQMLNVPSLSAFGVDDGSSECGCAAAVLRYLEETQFGAIHHITRLFPLREQAYLYLDTTSQRNLELVDSDGPTLYSVLNKCKNPMGRRLLRQWILRPLLDVTEIHKRQEGVEELLQNATLRINLQKTLSLCRDIERASSRLSLGTGGPRDLGAIRDTLQLLPEILELCMSGSLSSYVEKNEQLLTLRTLLSSSLNDELPRSLQSGGVIRYGYNEELDSWRDVKDHADEWLGKYVEREREKTGIPKLKVGSNKVFGYYLEVTRSNADKVPENYIRKQTLVSAERFITTELKEFEEKMVVSEQKIVDIEGVLYKELVKKTLTHIMEIQDAAAMIAQLDVLASLAQVAWERNYIRPDLDESLEIHIAGGRHPVIEATFLDQPFVPNDVDLDGEGIRIALITGPNMAGKSTYLRMAALLVIMAQMGSFIPASSAKVGVVDRVFTRIGARDELARGNSTFMVEMIETANILHNVTDRSLVVLDEVGRGTSTYDGMSIAWAVLEYLHNDCNARPKVFFATHYHELVDLEKKLSGLKNYSMAVHEGGEGITFLHKIVEGPADRSYGIEVARLAGIPSTVLKRAFHLLETFEKTEEMKPLPLVNEPSHQISLFPVTSQAIIEELATINPDKTTPFRALELLYKITDRCREELRKNGDL; from the coding sequence TTGAAACTTCCTCCTAACGTAAAAATGACACCGATGCTTTCCCAATATGTGAAATGGAAAGGAAAATATCCAGATTGCCTCCTTTTTTTCCGAATGGGAGATTTTTATGAGATGTTTTTTGATGATGCTCATATAGCCTCAGAGGTTCTGGATATTACATTGACCAGTCGAGACCCTGAAAAGAGCATTCCTATGGCAGGAGTTCCCTACCATGCAGTGCATAATTATTTGGGACGGCTTATTAAAGCTGGATATAAGGTGGCCATTTGCGAACAGATGAGCGAGCCAGATGGGAAAACCCTTGTCGAGCGCGAAGTGATTCGCATCGTTACTCCCGGAACATATGTTCCAGAAGATGCGGGAGAGGAAGGACGACTCGCAGCTCTTTCCATCATAAATGATGACAGAGTGGCTCTGGCCATGCTTTTAGTAGATACAGGGCGTCTTGAAATGGGGACCCTCGCTACAGAAGAGGCTCTTTCTGTCCTTACCGCCTTTAATCCAGGAGAAGTGCTTATAGAAGATACGACACAGAAGGATGCCCTCCCACCAGAGCTTCAGGAATTCTTTTTACTGAAGCGTTCTCGTGAACATTTCGTACCAGAAAGTTCTACTCGATGGTTATGTCAAATGTTGAATGTTCCTTCTCTGAGTGCCTTTGGGGTTGATGATGGCTCTTCAGAATGTGGTTGCGCTGCTGCTGTGTTGCGTTACTTGGAAGAGACCCAATTCGGAGCTATTCATCATATTACGCGTCTTTTCCCTTTAAGAGAGCAAGCATATCTTTATCTTGACACCACATCTCAACGTAACTTGGAGTTGGTGGACAGTGATGGCCCTACGTTATACTCGGTGCTCAACAAATGTAAAAACCCTATGGGGCGCCGTTTGTTGAGGCAGTGGATTCTTCGCCCATTACTTGATGTCACAGAGATTCATAAGCGGCAAGAAGGGGTAGAGGAACTTTTACAAAATGCCACATTGCGTATTAATCTTCAGAAGACACTAAGTTTGTGCCGAGATATAGAGCGAGCGTCCTCTCGATTAAGTCTTGGAACGGGAGGGCCTCGAGATCTTGGAGCTATCCGAGACACACTTCAGCTTTTACCAGAAATACTTGAGCTGTGTATGAGCGGATCTCTTTCGTCATATGTTGAAAAGAATGAACAGTTATTAACACTCAGGACTCTTTTGTCCTCCTCTCTTAACGACGAGTTGCCACGAAGCCTTCAAAGCGGTGGCGTCATTCGTTACGGATATAATGAGGAGCTTGATTCTTGGCGGGACGTGAAAGATCATGCTGATGAATGGTTAGGAAAATATGTGGAGAGAGAAAGAGAAAAGACAGGCATTCCGAAACTAAAAGTAGGAAGCAACAAGGTTTTTGGTTATTATCTGGAAGTAACTCGAAGTAACGCAGACAAAGTCCCTGAAAACTATATACGCAAACAAACTCTTGTTTCTGCTGAGCGTTTTATAACTACAGAACTCAAAGAATTTGAGGAAAAAATGGTGGTTTCCGAGCAGAAAATAGTAGATATAGAGGGTGTCCTTTATAAGGAACTCGTGAAAAAGACTTTAACTCATATCATGGAAATACAAGATGCCGCCGCCATGATAGCGCAACTCGACGTTTTAGCATCGTTGGCTCAGGTTGCTTGGGAGCGAAATTATATTCGTCCAGATCTTGACGAAAGTCTTGAGATACATATAGCAGGAGGGCGTCACCCCGTTATAGAAGCTACTTTTTTGGATCAGCCTTTCGTGCCTAATGATGTAGACCTTGATGGAGAGGGCATTCGGATCGCTCTTATTACAGGGCCTAACATGGCGGGGAAATCCACATATCTTCGTATGGCAGCTCTTCTTGTTATTATGGCTCAAATGGGATCTTTTATTCCTGCATCCTCTGCAAAAGTGGGAGTTGTAGACCGAGTTTTTACTCGGATCGGAGCTCGAGATGAGTTGGCTCGCGGAAACAGTACTTTTATGGTGGAAATGATCGAGACAGCTAATATTCTCCATAACGTAACAGATAGAAGCTTAGTGGTGCTTGATGAGGTTGGGCGAGGCACATCTACTTACGATGGAATGAGTATTGCATGGGCTGTTCTTGAATATCTTCACAATGATTGTAATGCACGCCCAAAAGTTTTTTTTGCTACACATTATCATGAGTTAGTGGATTTGGAGAAAAAACTATCTGGGTTGAAAAACTATAGTATGGCAGTTCATGAAGGAGGGGAAGGGATTACTTTCCTCCATAAAATAGTTGAGGGACCAGCTGATCGTTCCTATGGGATAGAAGTGGCTCGCTTGGCAGGTATCCCTTCTACAGTTTTAAAGAGGGCTTTCCATCTCCTCGAAACTTTTGAAAAGACGGAAGAGATGAAACCTCTTCCTCTGGTGAATGAACCGAGTCATCAGATAAGCCTTTTTCCTGTAACCAGTCAGGCTATAATTGAAG